One window of Gilliamella sp. B3022 genomic DNA carries:
- the fusA gene encoding elongation factor G, with protein MARTTPIVRYRNIGISAHIDAGKTTTTERILFYTGVSHKIGEVHDGAATMDWMEQEQERGITITSAATTAFWSGMGQQFEPHRINIIDTPGHVDFTIEVERSMRVLDGAVMVYCAVGGVQPQSETVWRQANKYKVPRIAFVNKMDRMGANFLRVVDQIKTRLAAVPVPLVLPIGAEEGFTGVVDLLKRKAINWNDADQGVTFTYEDVPADMVEQVEEWRAYLIEAAAEASEELMEKYLGGEELTEEEVKAALRERVLANEIILVTCGSAFKNKGVQFMLDAVIEYLPAPTDVPAIKGELANGEAAERHSSDDEPFSSLAFKIATDPFVGNLTFFRVYSGVVNSGDTVLNSVKDKKERFGRIVQMHANKREEIKEVRAGDIAAAIGLKDVTTGDTLCAESAPIILERMEFPEPVISVAVEPKTKADQEKMGLALGRLAQEDPSFRVHTDEESGQTIISGMGELHLEIIVDRMKREFKVEANVGKPQVAYRETIRNEVEQEGKFVRQSGGRGQYGHVWLKIKPLEAGGEGYKFNNEIVGGVVPKEYIPAVDKGCQEQMKNGVLAGYPIVDVEVTIFDGSYHDVDSSEMAFKIAGSMAFKEGFMKAKPVLLEPIMKVEVETPEDYMGDVIGDLNRRRGMIEGMDDTATGKTVKAQVPLSEMFGYATDLRSQTQGRASYSMEFLKYNEAPTNIATAIIEARKAK; from the coding sequence ATGGCTCGTACAACCCCTATAGTACGCTACCGCAATATTGGTATTAGTGCACATATTGACGCAGGTAAAACAACAACAACTGAACGTATTTTGTTTTATACTGGTGTAAGTCACAAAATTGGTGAAGTTCATGATGGCGCAGCTACCATGGACTGGATGGAACAAGAACAAGAACGTGGTATTACTATCACTTCTGCTGCAACAACTGCATTCTGGTCTGGTATGGGTCAACAATTTGAACCACACCGTATCAACATTATCGACACCCCTGGACACGTTGATTTCACCATCGAAGTAGAACGTTCTATGCGTGTTCTTGATGGTGCAGTAATGGTTTACTGTGCGGTTGGTGGTGTTCAACCTCAATCAGAAACAGTATGGCGTCAAGCAAACAAATATAAAGTTCCACGTATTGCTTTCGTAAACAAAATGGACCGTATGGGTGCTAACTTCTTACGTGTTGTTGATCAAATCAAAACTCGTTTAGCCGCGGTACCTGTTCCTTTAGTTTTACCTATCGGTGCTGAAGAAGGCTTTACTGGTGTAGTTGATTTACTTAAACGTAAAGCAATTAACTGGAATGATGCTGATCAAGGCGTAACATTCACTTATGAAGATGTGCCTGCTGACATGGTTGAGCAAGTCGAAGAATGGCGTGCTTACTTAATTGAAGCTGCAGCAGAAGCAAGTGAAGAGTTAATGGAAAAATACCTTGGCGGTGAAGAGTTAACTGAAGAAGAAGTTAAAGCTGCATTACGTGAACGCGTACTTGCTAATGAAATCATCTTAGTTACTTGTGGTAGTGCATTTAAAAATAAAGGTGTTCAATTCATGCTCGATGCAGTTATTGAATATCTACCTGCACCAACTGATGTACCTGCAATTAAAGGTGAATTAGCAAATGGTGAAGCAGCTGAACGTCATTCAAGTGATGATGAACCATTCTCATCATTAGCATTCAAAATTGCAACTGACCCATTTGTTGGTAACTTAACATTCTTCCGTGTTTACTCAGGTGTTGTAAACTCAGGTGATACTGTTCTTAACTCTGTTAAAGACAAAAAAGAACGTTTTGGTCGTATCGTTCAGATGCATGCTAACAAACGTGAAGAAATTAAAGAAGTTCGCGCGGGTGACATTGCTGCCGCAATCGGTCTTAAAGATGTGACTACTGGTGATACTCTTTGTGCTGAAAGCGCACCAATCATTCTTGAAAGAATGGAATTCCCTGAACCGGTAATCTCAGTTGCAGTAGAACCAAAAACCAAAGCTGACCAAGAAAAAATGGGACTTGCTTTAGGTCGACTAGCACAAGAAGACCCTTCATTCCGTGTTCATACAGATGAAGAATCAGGTCAAACCATTATTTCTGGTATGGGTGAGCTTCACTTAGAAATCATCGTTGACCGTATGAAACGTGAATTCAAAGTGGAAGCAAATGTTGGTAAACCACAAGTTGCTTACCGTGAAACCATTCGTAATGAAGTTGAACAAGAAGGTAAATTTGTTCGTCAATCTGGTGGTCGTGGTCAATATGGTCATGTATGGTTAAAAATCAAACCATTGGAAGCTGGTGGCGAAGGCTACAAATTCAATAATGAAATTGTTGGTGGTGTAGTTCCTAAAGAATACATTCCTGCAGTTGATAAAGGCTGTCAAGAACAAATGAAAAATGGTGTTCTTGCTGGTTACCCAATTGTTGATGTTGAAGTCACTATCTTTGATGGTTCTTACCATGATGTTGACTCATCAGAAATGGCATTTAAAATTGCTGGTTCAATGGCATTTAAAGAAGGCTTCATGAAAGCAAAACCAGTGCTTTTAGAACCAATTATGAAAGTAGAAGTTGAAACTCCAGAAGATTATATGGGTGACGTAATTGGTGATTTAAACCGTCGTCGTGGTATGATCGAAGGAATGGACGATACAGCTACTGGTA